One window of the Podospora pseudopauciseta strain CBS 411.78 chromosome 4, whole genome shotgun sequence genome contains the following:
- a CDS encoding hypothetical protein (EggNog:ENOG503PFHH) gives MHGNSLRMYTSAMSWDHQSWTSANSLAISSTYIETSKLTAAVIFGCSEQQIARVEELLASCPEVKSHPLLTVGIFAGLHKDRIKEIVKKAIYECTAAITDLKLDRDAPPLVKRDFKLNRKLRNWRLKTKMAEEEARTTKGLLQKMITQVEEEQQLQSFQYDGEFATSTRRFKQRFTEIEIELDALMARCRIMFDDMTYSRSCL, from the exons ATGCACGGCAACTCACTCCGGATGTACACCTCAGCCATGTCATGGGATCACCAGAGCTGGACCTCGGCGAATAGCCTCGCAATTTCATCCACCTATATTGAAACTTCGAAGCTTACTGCCGCGGTCATATTCGGATGTTCAGAACAGCAAATAGCCAGGGTTGAGGAGCTGCTTGCATCATGTCCGGAGGTCAAGTCACATCCCCTGCTTACGGTCGGGATATTTGCGGGACTACACAAGGATAGGATCAAGGAGATTGTCAAGAAGGCGATTTATGAGTGCACTGCAGCTATTACAGATCTGAAGCTGGATCGTGATGCGCCTCCGTTGGTGAAGCGAGACTTCAAGCTGAACAGGAAGCTGAGAAACTGGCGGCTGAAGACgaagatggcggaggaggaggccagaACTACCAAGGGTTTGCTCCAGAAGATGATAACgcaggttgaggaggagcagcagctgcAATCCTTCCAATACGACGGCGAGTTTGCCACGAGCACGCGGAGATTTAAACAACGGTTTACGGAGATTGAGATTGAGTTGGACGCCCTGATGGCTAGGTGCCGGATAATGTTTGACGACATGACTTAttcgaggagctg TTTATGA
- a CDS encoding hypothetical protein (EggNog:ENOG503P3XX) translates to MQDPYMSQIINGTKNYEFREYCLKPSVKHIWFYRTAPHSALTHICETLPARTRNPGVAPLEENRSGNAEFNNRYKDWAGYDFAYKIVSVYELRKPISLAAMRGEYGFKSAPRGLVYLPQSVAKRVAWRQQKLVLGNKNGSDNGGGDKDKKADRHGNGGDLAES, encoded by the coding sequence ATGCAGGATCCCTACATGAGCCAAATCATCAATGGGACAAAAAACTACGAGTTCCGCGAGTACTGCCTGAAGCCCAGCGTCAAGCACATCTGGTTCTACCGCACCGCGCCGCACTCGGCCCTCACCCATATCTGCGAGACTCTTCCAGCAAGGACGCGAAACCCCGGCGTTGCCCCTCTCGAGGAAAACCGATCTGGCAACGCAGAGTTCAACAACAGGTACAAAGACTGGGCCGGTTACGATTTCGCCTACAAGATTGTCTCTGTTTACGAGCTGCGGAAGCCAATATCACTAGCCGCGATGAGAGGGGAATATGGGTTCAAGTCCGCTCCCCGAGGTCTGGTATACCTACCGCAGTCTGTGGCCAAGCGTGTAGCGTGGCGTCAACAGAAGCTTGTGCTTGGGAACAAGAATGGAAGTGATAACGGGGGTGGGGATAAGGATAAGAAGGCAGATAGGCACGGAAACGGAGGCGACTTGGCAGAGTCCTGA
- a CDS encoding hypothetical protein (CAZy:AA3; EggNog:ENOG503PA8A; COG:E), whose product MAAKFTHCLTAILALCATPALAIPGGGNNNNQDVYDYVIVGSGPGGSPLASNLAKDGYSVLLLEAGDDQSADIGTQLINVGSTSNANRWGFYVRQYGDDTQQLKNNHLTWRRADGTLFVGNGSSAPADATPLGVFYPRGATLGGSSVINAGVTVLPSKSTWDEIWRKTGDRSWSGDNIRKIFTRVERNHYLPPGTLGHGFNGYLDINGNDGEVYSRSPGILSVFRSMIASIGGNPNNALTDVTRDLNNPSPSRDTTQGLFGLPFHANQTWGRFSARTIVLDTLAAKKPSGSPRYPLTLKTNSLVTKVLFDRPRNKKPRAIGVEYLEGQSLYSADARHNPSNTGTKRTVRARKEVILSGGVFNTPQLLQLSGIGPKEHLRSLNISVLVDLPGVGSRLQDNPEYPVVGIAKDNQPFFTIPIPGEPDCFFGFGPPGVPDPCIDLWYQGLGPYARPAANTNAFMLKTNYSGDGELDILVFSLANFAFRGYWPNDAVVAIPPDPLGVFGFSVVKINPISQAGTVRLRSANPQDTPLINFEMFQTGADQDLGALAEAAAWGRRVYGNVEGPTGPMTTTEPPCHGGTGCFAGDKEWARDQSFGHHATSTCAIGGDRDRLAVLDSKFRVRGVDGLRVVDGSAFPKTPGAFPVLSTFLLSEKASVDVLADARRW is encoded by the exons ATGGCAGCCAAATTTACGCATTGCTTGACGGCCATTCTGGCCCTGTGCGCCACCCCCGCACTTGCTATTCCAGGTggcggcaacaacaacaatcaaGATGTCTACGACTATGTGATTGTAGGCAGTGGACCCGGCGGATCTCCACTTGCTTCCAACCTCGCCAAAGACGGATACTCTGTCTTGCTCCTGGAGGCAGGCGATGACCAGAGCGCCGATATTGGAACACAGCTCATCAATGTCGGCAGTACGTCCAATGCCAATCGCTGGGGATTTTACGTGAGGCAGTATGGCGACGACACGCAGCAGCTAAAGAACAACCACCTGACATGGAGACGTGCTGACGGGACCTTGTTCGTTGGCAATGGAAGCTCTGCTCCAGCTGATGCCACGCCTTTGGGTGTTTTCTACCCCCGCGGCGCGACTCTCGGTGGGTCGTCGGTCATCAACGCCGGCGTTACAGTGTTGCCCAGCAAGAGCACCTGGGATGAAATTTGGAGGAAAACGGGTGACCGCAgctggag CGGTGACAACATTCGCAAGATCTTCACGCGTGTTGAGAGGAACCATTATCTCCCACCCGGAACCCTGGGCCATGGATTCAATGGCTATCTCGACATCAACGGAAATGATGGCGAGGTCTACTCTCGCAGTCCCGGCATTCTCTCCGTCTTCAGGTCTATGATTGCATCCATCGGcggcaaccccaacaacgCGCTCACCGATGTGACTCGCgatctcaacaacccctctccatctcgaGACACAACCCAAGGTCTTTTCGGCCTTCCTTTCCACGCCAACCAAACCTGGGGTCGTTTCAGTGCCCGCACCATCGTCCTTGACACTCTGGCTGCCAAAAAACCCAGTGGATCTCCTCGCTACCCCCTGACCCTCAAAACAAACAGCCTCGTAACCAAAGTCCTCTTCGACAGACCCCGAAACAAGAAGCCCCGTGCCATCGGAGTCGAGTACCTCGAAGGACAATCCCTCTACTCGGCCGACGCCCGCCACAACCCTTCCAACACAGGCACCAAACGCACCGTCAGAGCCCGCAAAGAAGTCATTCTCTCCGGCGGCGTCTTCAACACCCCgcaactcctccaactctcAGGAATCGGCCCAAAAGAACACCTCCGCTCGCTCAATATCTCCGTCCTAGTTGACCTCCCCGGCGTTGGCTCCCGCCTCCAAGACAACCCGGAATACCCCGTCGTCGGCATCGCAAAAGACAACCAACCTTTCTTCACGATCCCCATCCCAGGCGAGCCAGACTgcttcttcggcttcggcccCCCTGGCGTCCCAGATCCATGCATTGACCTCTGGTATCAGGGTCTTGGCCCCTATGCCCGCCCGGCGGCTAACACAAACGCTTTTATGCTCAAGACGAACTACTCCGGTGATGGGGAGCTTGACATTCTCGTGTTTAGTCTGGCTAATTTTGCGTTCAGGGGGTATTGGCCCAATGATGCGGTTGTGGCTATCCCTCCTGATCCGTTGGGGGTGTTTGGCTTTTCGGTTGTAAAGATCAATCCTATTTCCCAGGCGGGGACTGTTAGGTTGAGGAGTGCGAATCCGCAGGATACTCCCTTGATTAACTTTGAGATGTTCCAGACGGGGGCTGATCAAGATTTGGGAGCGTTGGCTGAGGCGGCTgcttgggggaggagggtttaTGGGAATGTGGAGGGGCCGACGGGGCCGATGACGACTACTGAGCCGCCTTGTCACGGGGGGACGGGTTGTTTTGCTGGGGATAAGGAGTGGGCGAGGGATCAGAGTTTTGGGCATCATGCTACTAGTACCTGTGCTATTGGTGGGGATAGGGATCggttggcggtgttggaTAGCAAGTTTAGGGTTAGGGGCGTGgatgggttgagggtggttgatgggagTGCGTTTCCCAAGACGCCAGGGGCGTTCCCGGTGCTGAGCACGTTTTTGTTGAGTGAGAAGGCAAGTGTGGATGTTTTGGCGGATGCTAGGCGGTGGTGA